ATATATTGAATTATAGAATCAATTGCATGTGCGGTGATTGCTAGAGATGTAGTAAGGATGATCAGCGATCATGTCATTCCCTTGTCCAATTTTCAGGATTTAACTAATGTAactaatgtaatgtaatgtctAATGTAACTAAGATAGTTTTTAAATCGCCTTCATGTAGGTGTTTTGGGCTAGTACCTGTGCTTGTTCTACAGTCAAATAGTTTTATTGCTTACGGACATTTTGCTTACAACTACAGTAGTGCAAACAATAATGCATAAACAGAACTATTAGTGTCGCGGTTGACTGACGCACCGGTGAAAGCGGGTTATGCAGGGGATAAATAAACGCTTTTTAAAACCGACGTAGAATGTTCGAGTTCTATCTAGAGTGTTTGACATTGGTGGTAACCGAAGGTCTAACCGTTACAGCTATATCGCATCGCAGAATAGATGTGTAACAAGTTAGTTATTCGATCTACAAtacaattgaaaattgttcacaGTTTTGAAGTGACACAGgctagaaatggaaaaaaatgggcaaaaacCAAGGGCCGAGTTATGCTGGGAAAATCTTTTCTTAACTTCTCTAAATTAGGCTTCTTTTTAATCGTTTGCTATGTTGCTTATTAGTTTATGTTAATTATTtgagatttaatttaattcaatttgtgaaatgaatggaatgaaaagcttccatagttttgtttcctttagGATTTGGTTTCTCCGCTTGGGGAAGTAGGACTATTTAAATCGCTCATATCGATCTGGCTCGTGGAAATCATGTGAATCGTTAAATAAAAGTCGGTATTTTATTCTCACTATATAGGTTTGTCACAcagttttagttttagttttaaattcttccTATAATTCTTACCAGCTTGCCATAGCAACGAAACTCGACCATGATTTCTCGTTTTACCTCGTTGCGATAGATGAGCTCCATCATGAATTCTGTTTCAGGAATAAAGGCCGGTACCGGGACGTCGGCCGGTCTAATGTTTCGTATGTAGTACCTAGCGGCTGGGATGGGGCATCGCTTCGGCAGGTTCGTGCGCTGGCGTACATAATCGTACACCACCCTCAGCAAGCGGTCCGAGTTGGGATTCTGCATGTAAAAGCACATATCAACCGTCCGTTTGAACAGTGCCGTCCTCGTCGTGCTGTTCCTCATGATGGGATAGTAAATTAAACTGagctgcaaaaaaacaaatgttcgaaaaacttcaaaactCATGAACCCCTCGCTCAGGTTTTGCGAAACCGCACCTTTAAATCTCGCACCGGGCTGGTAATTTCCACGCCAAAATTGAACGACTGGTCCGTTATCGACTCGGGCCGATGGGATATGAAGGAAACGTTAATGTTTTTCACTTTACTTTCGAATTCCATATTCGAGCAGTAAGCTACCAGCTGCAAATCGTAATGAAAAGAATGCCAAggttaataaattattgagatatttacacaaaacaacacaacctACCTTCATAAATGCATGCAGTGGAAGTAAGTGAGTCGACAGTGTTAGCAGTAGGAAAATTAGAATAGGAAACGAAGGTGCCATGCTATTCATGAGAGGGAAACCATACGTATGGTTAAATTTGTTAAGCTTAGCTGCTTTGCCTTGATGGCACTATTGATGATTCAATTGATTAAATGACACTAGAGCAGATATTTGCGAAAGATACTATGAGCAATGTGCTGTGGGTATGAGACAGCAAATgggtttgtttgaaattaagTAATCAATCAATCTAAGCTAAGGTTGCgtagtttattttactttttaattgatgtaatatattaataattaactataaaaagtttaattctACAATGTCACATGATCACTACTTTAGTAAAATCTCAGATACGCGAATCAGTTTAATTCGAGAggaataattattttctaatACAAATTTATAGTTATCGGCTTATCTTAATTGCGTAAAATactaagaaaaaataatttaactgTTTTCCATTATGTCCGAGTGCATTAAGGACCATagtaattttttattaatggcTTGTATCATGTTCCTTAATCTCTCtctaaattatttcaatatatGCGATACCGAATATCTGGGGGACTACCTACATAACATCGGTGTCCATACATGTGCAATGGGTAATGAATGGATTGGGAACAATGTACTTGAAATGGTATAAAATCGGTATTAGGTAGCAACCATTTAGGATAAATAGAGAAAAGATCTATTAACCCCCCacacaaaaatgtttattacgTTTCTATAAATCGTACCAACTTGCCATAAAAACGAAACTCTAACAGCGTTTCGTGTCTAGTTTCCGAGCGATAGACTTCCTCTAGTATGAATTCACTTTCGGGCAAAAAGGACGGTATCGGAACATCGCTGGGTCGAATTCCGCGTATGAAGTAGTTTCCCGCAAACAAGGGACATTTGCTTGGAAAATTACTGCGTTGGTTGATGTAGTTGTAGACGCTATTTACCAAACGATCCGAACGGGGATTTTGTATGAAGAAGCACATATCAATCGATCGTTTCAGCAGGACGGTTTGAACAAGCTTGTTCAAAGCAATAGCATAGTAAGTCGCCGTCAGCTACAAGTTAGTGAATAGTAAAAACAGGATAGGCACGCACAATGCACTTCCATGATCGACGGTCCGTTTCGCAATCATTACCTTCATATCTTTAATATCCCGTAATATTTCGATATCGCAGTCTACGGTTTGGTTAGCAAGGGAAAGGTTTGGCCGGAATGTGCACGACACATTGACGAACTTTCCGTAGTAATTTGTCTCCATTTTTGTACCGACAGCTAGCAGCCGTACCTAATTGGAAGGAAGGTGGGAAAAATATTGTAGGTAACTATCATCAAACGTTTGCTAATAGAACGTTGACATTGGCTTACCTTTATTGAGCCGTTGGCTaattggaaattggaaagCACTATGCATGCAAGCAAATATCCAATATGCATCAAATAGGCCATGCTACTCACATGAGAATAAGCAGAAAATTAGGGAATGGTGCTTTATATTGTATTCTGCGCTTATCTTTAAAGggatttcaataaaataactGACAAATAATAGCGTAATTAAACTGCAAGATAATTAGTTGAGAATTCACGTGGGTTTAATTACTGTCATCATtcttaaataaattatgtcaTATATCTCCTTCGGCTCCCGTTATTATCTTTACATGCATTTAGACAAAGTATTATTGATGTAAAAACTTATGTTACCAAAacagattgtttgttttgaatttttgttgcAATGTTTTAGAATAGTAGATGTGCAACGAACTGGTTAAGAAAAAAGGAGTGCAAAGGGAGATAAGAAAATCAGCCGTATTTATCCAAGTGTAAGGAGAATGCGATTCAGTTTCATGGATGTTCATAGATTCCTGAGTCTCCGAAGAATgatcaaattaaaattgaagcTTTAAAGGGAATAAAAGAAAGCAGCAACGGATAATAAAATGACCAAGTTGCttgaattttatgtttttaaatccTTGTAGATTTAAGCATTGATTGATAATTCTGAATCTTTGGAGGTTTGTTCACcttacaaaactttaaaatccAGAGTGGTAATTTTCTCTAGATTCATTGCAGactaatgaatctttggagaCGCTATGAGCCTTTGATTAGATAATAATACCTTTGTGAGTAGACTCATAATTCGAATGACTCTTCGATGAGTTTCACTACTTTCAACCGGATTGCTACACTTCGCGACAAACGAAAAGTTTCAAGCTATTTCTTCCTGCTCATCATCGGTTTCAATTTATTCACTTGGAAAAAATACCATCAATAATACGCACTAGCTTCCCATGCAGGCGAAACTCTATCATTTTTTCTGCACGTACTTCTGAATAGTACAGGAGCTCCAGTACGAACTCAGCCAGTGGTAGAAACGATGGTACCGGCACATCGGACGTTCGAATGTTCCGTGCTGCGTAGCTTCCGGGACCGAATGGACATCTTGCCGGTAAGTTGCTGCGATCATTCACGTAGTCGTAAACGGTTTTTACCAAACGATCTGATTTGGGGTTTCGTAGGAAAAAGCAGATATCGATCGGACGTTTGATGAGTGCATTCTGAACCGTGCCGTTCTGTGAAACGGCGTGGTAAAGAAATGTCAGCTAAATGTTTATTATACGGATAGATAAAAACAGGTGTGTAAGtgcgaaacaaaatgcaatcaaaagtTCCTTCTTACCCGCAGATCCTTGATTTTGCGTGTTACATCAATATTGAAATCAAATGATTGGTTTGCAACGGATTTTGGTTGATGTATTTTATACGACACGTTGAAGGTTCTTGTAAGGGatttaaattcgatttttttagCCACAGCTACCAGctataaattaatcaaaaagaaaatgtttttttgttagttaaattatgcaatcagtcaattacaacaatttttaaacccatAAAATACTTTTATGAAACCGTTGGCTTGTTCGATGCAGAGGAAGAGTAGTATTAAAACAAGAATGAACAGCAAAATCGACTGCTTCATGTTCACTCCAGCCAAGTACACTGACAAATGGtaacaaaaatgatacaataaatttaaacgcTTGTATCAACAAATCTAAATGCTAAAATAATGGTGGCTATATTTATGAAAGTGTGTGTATGCCATAAATGGTCTGTTAAAAAGCATCGATTAATCAGAAGCTAAAACTAGCCATTAAATAGGATAGGTAAACATATCACTTTGCAATAACTTTTAAAACCGAATTGTGGATAGcaaattattaaatgaaacaatGCGTAACTATTTTTAATTGTGTATACTTATACAACCGACATAATACTTACACAATACACTTATTAATATAtaaagatttttaattaatcgaaaacaaaattgactTCTGTAGTTACGTTGTGCACTGTACAATGGAAAACTATATCTTTTTATAAATATcttgaatagtttttttttaaatactataTGCCGTTTTTTTAAGCAATGTAAAGCAGACATTAGGATTGTATGGATGTTACTTCCTGCGTTCCTGCTTAGCTGAAGATGCTATCGCATTCAACCGAATTAATGAATAGATAGAAAATAAGTATAAACTCTCAGGGCactttgctaccaccaaggaTCTGCGCCAAGGACAAGGGCTTAGCAAGGGGGTAGCTTGATTACTGGAAACTTCGGGGAACATATTCTATAATTTTTTataggatttttggccccgtatgtggaAGGACAAAAGAGGAACCGCTACTATGACGAGCTGTGCGGCAagcttactgtcgtacagcggattagactcgctaGGCTCCGGtaggctggtcacgtcatgagaatgacaccggacgacccagcccgtaaagtccttttaggttgTCCACATGGATAGAGTAGGCGTTGGGCATATACTATAAGGACTATAAGGAaagagtgatggcgttgatgcgttctcCAGAAAAGCCGGGTTAATTGATTAGCAGGCGAAGGCGCTGCGAGGGTTAACACGTTCCGGGCCGCATCACGCAAATTTGGGTGATGCTCTACGGAAATTGCAAAGGCATTGCAAAGCTTAAATAAACCTTGCACAAGCACTGACGCTCGGTAGTTTCGACAAGTTTAGTAATGGTCTACCATTGTTTGCGCTTTTAAGAATGTATTTCTTCTGGGTGAAACATTTATATTTCTTCTGAATAACATAGCAAAATTAATCAAAGTTGATCGATTCGTTTGTACTTAGGATGCTTGCACTATTAAACACTAGGCAAAATATTCTCAAAAATTCGAACCAATTTCCCGTACAGCTGAAATGAAACTGTGATTTCCTTCTTGATACCTGAGTAGTAGCCAAGATCCACCATAAACTCAGTTTCGGGAAGCAACCCTGGTAATGGCATATCGGCCAGTTTTAAATTGTGCATGTAATATGTACCAGCAGGCATGGGACATTTAGACGGCAAGTGGCTGCGTTCCTTTATGTAGTCGAAGATGCTTTTTATCAAACGATCGGATCGTGGATTTCGAAGGAAAAAGCAAATATCGATCGAACGTTTCAATAGCGCATTCTGCATGGTGTTGTTCAGGGCTATGACATGGTAAGATATTACCAGCTATAGAGAAAAATATGTCAGATTATAAAccaaatataacaaaaaattaaacaactttCTTACCTTCAAATCATTTAAATCACGCTTGAGCAATATATCAAAGTCAAGCGATTGGTTCGTCAAAGACTTGGGATTGTTGAAGTTGTACGAAACgttaaatgttttgaaattgtttttcaactCCACCTTGGTGCCAAATATTACCAGCTGTAGAAAAATGCGTTATATTACTATGTGGTGCATAACATTTATACAAAATACATCACCTTTACGAAAGCATTCACGACTTCCACACGAAATGACATTAGCACAATTgatagaaacaaaaatgatcccatAAACTTCATGTTTACTGGAGGTCTGTAGGAATTCGACTAAAATACAGATAACTGTTCAGACgatcattcattttcattcatgaTCATTTAAATATATAGTTATAAATCGTTTTAGATAGTTGTTGGATACACTGATAAAGCCTTTCAATTACCACCAAGTGTAGTTTTAAGTAACAATTCAGTGATTCATCAGCAATGATGAATGTTCGTTTCGCTTCGTTATGTATTataattagttttaattttttatacaCAAATTATTATCCGAACCAATCTTTGACAGTTATAGTCATTTAATTGAACATTTCggtaaaaactaaacaaaaagaaacacctaTTGCTATTTTAGGACCATAAATACCATCTGAAATTTGACTGTACAACAAAGTATTGGAAGCTATGagtaaacataaatttattacaatttaaaaatgtaaagcTTTGGTAACGGAATGAGGACAAAAAATAAGTGCTTAGCACTTGAAAATAACTCCCTTTGTATAGTaggcattttattttctgtttagATGATTTCGTCCAGATATATAACTACCATGTCAAATTGACATTCAACTCATATGTTTTAATTCGCTAAGATAAGATGTTTTCAATTATGCGAACTAACTTGCCGTTCATTCGAAACTCTACCAATGTTTCAGAGCGCACTCCTGAGTAATAATTCAACTCCAGCAGGAATTCGGTCTCGGGTAGAAAAGCTGGGATGGGTATGTCGGCCAGCTTTAGGTTGCACATATAGTATTGTCCCGGAAGAAACGGGCATCTCGCCGGGAGGTGGCTGCGCTCTTTAACGTAGTCGTACACGCTTTTCAGCAAACGATCCGTTTTGGTGTTTCGTAGGAAAGCGCAATAATCCACCTGGCGTTTGAGCAGCACGGACGATAAGATGCCAGGACGCGTCATGCCATGTAGAACTAGCAGTAACTGCACAGAACAGTATGCTGGATAGTTTGAAggcaaatattaaattatccaCGGCGCTTACCTTGACATCCTTGATAGTGCGCTTCATTTCAATTTGGATCTCCAGTGACTGGTTGGCAACGGAAGCTGATTGATACAAGTAATGGGAAATGTTGAAAGATCTTATGTTATAGTTGAAATCTATTTTGTTGGCAACCGGCACTAGCTGCAATTAGAAATAGACAagcaaaacgaacacaaaaaacaaacaatagttGTTAATATTTCTATCAACATTGTGTAATACTAATAATATTACTTATAACTAAGCGAAACGTCTAAATCATTCGAAGTCTGCT
This region of Anopheles marshallii chromosome 2, idAnoMarsDA_429_01, whole genome shotgun sequence genomic DNA includes:
- the LOC128709265 gene encoding uncharacterized protein LOC128709265 produces the protein MKQSILLFILVLILLFLCIEQANGFIKLVAVAKKIEFKSLTRTFNVSYKIHQPKSVANQSFDFNIDVTRKIKDLRLTFLYHAVSQNGTVQNALIKRPIDICFFLRNPKSDRLVKTVYDYVNDRSNLPARCPFGPGSYAARNIRTSDVPVPSFLPLAEFVLELLYYSEVRAEKMIEFRLHGKLVRIIDGIFSK
- the LOC128718500 gene encoding uncharacterized protein LOC128718500, with protein sequence MAYLMHIGYLLACIVLSNFQLANGSIKVRLLAVGTKMETNYYGKFVNVSCTFRPNLSLANQTVDCDIEILRDIKDMKLTATYYAIALNKLVQTVLLKRSIDMCFFIQNPRSDRLVNSVYNYINQRSNFPSKCPLFAGNYFIRGIRPSDVPIPSFLPESEFILEEVYRSETRHETLLEFRFYGKLVRFIET
- the LOC128718501 gene encoding uncharacterized protein LOC128718501; amino-acid sequence: MKFMGSFLFLSIVLMSFRVEVVNAFVKLVIFGTKVELKNNFKTFNVSYNFNNPKSLTNQSLDFDILLKRDLNDLKLVISYHVIALNNTMQNALLKRSIDICFFLRNPRSDRLIKSIFDYIKERSHLPSKCPMPAGTYYMHNLKLADMPLPGLLPETEFMVDLGYYSGIKKEITVSFQLYGKLVRIFENILPSV
- the LOC128709360 gene encoding uncharacterized protein LOC128709360, which codes for MAPSFPILIFLLLTLSTHLLPLHAFMKLVAYCSNMEFESKVKNINVSFISHRPESITDQSFNFGVEITSPVRDLKLSLIYYPIMRNSTTRTALFKRTVDMCFYMQNPNSDRLLRVVYDYVRQRTNLPKRCPIPAARYYIRNIRPADVPVPAFIPETEFMMELIYRNEVKREIMVEFRCYGKLVRIIGRI